A DNA window from Thermoanaerobaculales bacterium contains the following coding sequences:
- a CDS encoding C1 family peptidase translates to MHATKKRPRPRLDALPDPADFRDLLFIPTLIEVPTRIDLKDHVTLGVPILDQGSEGACTGFGLATVVHSLLRRRRVEQDCDAVSPRMLYEMARRYDEWEGEDYDGSSARGAMKGWHKHGICSDAVAPYAPGDSKWELTPERAADGVLRPLGAYFRVNPKDLVAMHAALAETKILFATAVVHAGWDQPDAAGLIIPSTDERGGHAFAVVAYDADGFWIQNSWGEEWGRGGFAKVTYDDWLENAMDVWVARLGAPVKIRTAVSSAIALSAPAGESEAYAACDVLPHVVSIGNDGRLRSKGQYGTSQSDVERVFRQQIPGTTDGWTTRRVLLYAHGGLVAEDAAIARLMEYRPPMLANEVYPVALVWKTDYWTTLKNILRDAVRRRRPEGFIEYTKDFLLDRLDDALEPLARALTGKLQWDEMKENARLAIGDGGALDLVAAELATLANTFENLEIHVVGHSAGSILLGPLVRLLTERDMIKDGELDGRKGLGLDVASCNLWAPACTLDLFRRLYLPGIDSGAIHRFALYTLTDAAEQDDNCANVYHKSLLYLVSNALERRARIPRVRDGEPVLGMAKFVGSDADMTKVLGRPECDWVLSPNDLGENSQRAARATSHGGFDDDPATLRSTLKRIIAASPSRSEFVFTSGASRRREKRQLLSGMEG, encoded by the coding sequence ATGCACGCAACGAAGAAGCGCCCCCGTCCCCGGCTGGATGCCCTTCCCGACCCCGCGGATTTCCGAGACCTGTTGTTCATTCCGACGTTGATCGAAGTCCCGACGCGGATCGACCTCAAGGACCATGTCACGCTGGGCGTGCCGATCCTCGACCAGGGATCGGAAGGCGCGTGCACCGGGTTCGGGCTCGCCACGGTGGTGCACTCCCTGCTGCGCCGGCGACGGGTGGAGCAGGACTGCGACGCCGTCAGTCCGCGCATGCTCTACGAGATGGCACGGCGGTACGACGAGTGGGAGGGGGAGGACTACGACGGCTCGAGCGCTCGCGGCGCGATGAAGGGATGGCACAAGCACGGCATCTGCTCGGACGCCGTGGCTCCCTACGCACCAGGCGACAGCAAGTGGGAGCTGACCCCCGAGCGTGCAGCGGACGGCGTGCTTCGCCCGCTGGGGGCGTACTTCCGCGTCAACCCCAAGGATCTAGTAGCGATGCATGCGGCGCTTGCCGAAACCAAGATCCTCTTCGCGACGGCCGTGGTGCACGCCGGGTGGGACCAGCCTGACGCAGCGGGCCTGATCATCCCTTCGACGGACGAACGCGGCGGGCATGCGTTCGCCGTGGTGGCGTACGACGCCGACGGCTTCTGGATCCAGAACTCCTGGGGAGAGGAGTGGGGACGCGGCGGTTTCGCGAAGGTGACGTACGACGACTGGCTGGAGAACGCGATGGACGTTTGGGTGGCGCGACTGGGCGCGCCGGTGAAGATCCGAACTGCCGTGTCGAGCGCGATCGCATTGTCGGCGCCAGCGGGCGAATCGGAGGCCTATGCCGCGTGTGACGTCCTGCCGCACGTGGTGAGCATCGGCAACGATGGCCGCCTCCGCAGCAAAGGGCAGTACGGCACCTCACAATCCGACGTCGAGCGCGTCTTCCGGCAGCAGATACCCGGCACCACCGACGGGTGGACGACACGCCGCGTGCTGTTGTACGCGCACGGCGGCCTCGTCGCCGAAGACGCTGCGATCGCCCGGCTGATGGAGTACCGCCCGCCGATGCTCGCCAACGAGGTCTACCCCGTCGCCTTGGTGTGGAAGACCGACTATTGGACGACGCTGAAAAACATCCTCCGGGATGCGGTGCGGCGGCGGCGGCCGGAGGGCTTCATCGAATACACAAAAGACTTCCTTCTCGACCGCCTCGACGATGCGCTTGAGCCCCTGGCTCGAGCGCTCACGGGCAAGCTGCAGTGGGACGAAATGAAAGAGAACGCCCGGCTGGCGATCGGTGACGGCGGAGCGCTCGACCTCGTGGCGGCGGAGCTTGCGACGCTCGCCAACACGTTCGAGAACCTCGAGATTCACGTCGTGGGCCACAGCGCCGGCAGTATTCTGCTCGGGCCGCTCGTGCGGCTGCTGACCGAGCGCGACATGATCAAGGACGGAGAGCTTGACGGCCGCAAGGGTCTCGGCCTGGACGTGGCGAGCTGCAACCTCTGGGCACCAGCATGCACCCTGGACCTCTTCCGCAGGCTGTACCTGCCGGGAATCGACTCGGGCGCGATCCACCGATTCGCGCTCTACACTCTGACCGACGCGGCCGAGCAGGACGACAACTGCGCGAACGTGTACCACAAGTCACTGCTCTACCTGGTCTCCAACGCGCTCGAGCGCCGCGCACGGATCCCCCGGGTTCGCGACGGCGAGCCGGTCCTGGGGATGGCCAAGTTCGTTGGGTCCGACGCCGATATGACCAAGGTTCTCGGGCGTCCTGAATGTGACTGGGTCCTGTCGCCCAACGACCTTGGCGAGAACTCACAGCGGGCGGCAAGGGCCACCTCCCACGGCGGGTTCGACGACGATCCCGCCACACTGCGCTCCACGCTGAAGCGGATCATCGCGGCGAGCCCGAGCCGTAGCGAGTTCGTCTTCACCTCAGGCGCCTCGCGCCGCCGAGAGAAGCGGCAACTCCTGAGCGGGATGGAGGGCTAA
- a CDS encoding ThiF family adenylyltransferase: MGRSWITLYPGWYVQERQRLARAYPTFQADERALQDGTLALYGELRIRPPGGRKRVPVVLCYPAATPYEKPIVTPLTQPATFTDVGQVGMRPPPRFFDRRHQMADGALCLFQRETRNPGGDIIDGVTSLQRAERWLLGLETGHFPRDAPDSELEQHFCPGGDVLLSRTFYRDDLGEQGRFYMVPDFYREYDSARPELSAFIMTSLTVEGPVIQPIDARTDVALLYPWIQEQFWDPVALACTDYSGERPPCAHGHWWQLTKEPQPFHNGTGVLNLLASAKDDPWPSLAKALGADLTTQERLFLAFRYPDRSAEPAWLVVCLVQHERPDRDHLVVQRDAEKRRRFEDAQAFCLRTHNLRPATLQLRNTGVVPTRLADKTVALIGLGALGSKVAELLGQAGVGAFRLCDLDRIATGNVARHIGGLTSFGRPKVAVVEQRLRAVNPTVRVQPVFGSIVSSLDNAASFMSGADITIVTTADESVETAINQIALLQNQPVLYGRALRRGALGRVFLVRPGRDACKACLASYAAAPSDQQSPGWIPIREELDDILVHECGRPVIPASAVDLAALAALIARIALDQLAGDDENWNHWLWSRDPAPEVHPGLAGPFSTARTTNLPHPACIACQEPEITTVRLTPTAHEQIVRLAEGSPDAETCGILLGHHTSNREAVVLRATPPGPRAQRSATGCSRDVAYVQAELEQAAAELGDQCQYVGEWHSHLESHPEPSVTDIDALVGIAQAPLYLTRCPVMLIAGLDPADATVHTIGAWAFPLSGRMHAIKCTVTP; the protein is encoded by the coding sequence GTGGGCCGCTCCTGGATTACGCTCTACCCAGGCTGGTACGTCCAGGAACGGCAGAGGCTCGCACGCGCGTACCCAACATTCCAAGCAGACGAACGAGCTCTCCAAGACGGAACACTCGCGCTCTACGGCGAACTCCGCATCCGCCCGCCCGGCGGCAGAAAGCGCGTCCCCGTCGTCTTGTGCTATCCCGCAGCGACACCGTACGAGAAGCCGATCGTCACCCCCCTCACCCAGCCAGCAACGTTCACCGATGTCGGCCAGGTCGGGATGAGGCCGCCGCCGCGGTTCTTCGACCGGCGTCACCAGATGGCGGACGGCGCACTCTGCCTGTTCCAACGAGAGACCCGTAACCCGGGTGGTGACATCATCGATGGCGTCACCAGCCTTCAACGGGCCGAACGGTGGTTACTCGGGCTGGAGACCGGCCACTTCCCGCGAGACGCGCCCGACAGCGAACTCGAACAGCACTTCTGCCCTGGTGGCGACGTCCTCCTCAGCAGAACGTTTTATCGCGACGATCTGGGCGAGCAGGGCCGCTTCTACATGGTGCCCGACTTCTACCGCGAGTACGACTCCGCGCGACCAGAGCTCAGCGCGTTCATCATGACGAGCCTCACCGTGGAAGGACCGGTCATCCAACCCATCGACGCTCGTACAGACGTCGCGCTCCTCTACCCCTGGATCCAGGAGCAATTCTGGGACCCGGTCGCCCTCGCATGCACCGACTATTCTGGCGAACGACCGCCGTGCGCGCACGGCCATTGGTGGCAGCTCACTAAAGAGCCACAGCCATTCCACAACGGCACTGGCGTTCTCAATCTTCTCGCGAGCGCCAAGGACGATCCGTGGCCTTCACTCGCAAAGGCACTCGGCGCTGATCTCACGACCCAGGAGCGCCTTTTCTTGGCCTTCCGCTATCCCGACAGGAGCGCCGAACCAGCATGGCTGGTCGTGTGCCTCGTTCAGCACGAACGACCAGACAGGGACCACCTCGTCGTCCAGCGCGATGCCGAGAAACGCCGTAGATTCGAAGATGCCCAGGCGTTCTGTCTCCGCACACACAACCTCCGGCCAGCGACACTCCAGCTGCGCAACACCGGCGTCGTCCCCACCCGGCTTGCAGACAAGACGGTCGCGCTCATTGGGCTCGGAGCACTTGGTAGCAAGGTGGCCGAGCTCCTCGGCCAGGCCGGTGTCGGCGCCTTCCGGCTCTGTGACCTTGACCGGATAGCCACGGGCAACGTCGCTCGCCACATTGGCGGCCTCACCAGCTTCGGGCGCCCCAAGGTCGCGGTTGTTGAGCAGCGGCTCCGTGCCGTGAACCCAACGGTACGCGTGCAGCCGGTGTTCGGCTCGATCGTGAGCTCGCTCGACAACGCTGCCTCCTTCATGAGCGGGGCGGATATCACGATTGTGACAACTGCTGACGAGAGCGTTGAGACCGCCATCAACCAGATCGCACTCCTCCAGAACCAGCCTGTGCTCTATGGACGCGCGCTCCGTCGCGGCGCGCTCGGGAGGGTCTTTCTCGTCCGTCCCGGCCGGGATGCGTGCAAGGCATGCCTCGCGTCCTACGCAGCCGCACCCTCAGATCAACAATCCCCAGGCTGGATTCCGATCAGGGAGGAGCTCGACGATATCCTCGTGCATGAGTGCGGACGGCCGGTCATCCCCGCGAGCGCCGTCGATCTCGCAGCACTCGCCGCGCTCATCGCCCGGATCGCGCTGGACCAGCTCGCTGGTGACGACGAGAACTGGAACCATTGGCTCTGGTCCCGTGACCCTGCTCCCGAAGTTCACCCAGGGCTTGCGGGCCCGTTCTCCACTGCGCGAACGACCAACCTGCCGCATCCCGCGTGCATCGCCTGTCAGGAACCCGAAATCACCACGGTCCGACTCACGCCAACTGCCCATGAACAGATCGTCCGACTCGCGGAAGGCTCGCCCGACGCAGAAACGTGCGGCATCCTCCTCGGCCACCACACCAGCAATCGCGAGGCGGTCGTGCTGCGCGCGACGCCGCCAGGGCCGCGTGCACAGCGCTCGGCAACTGGCTGCAGTCGGGACGTGGCGTACGTACAGGCCGAGCTCGAGCAGGCCGCCGCCGAGCTCGGCGATCAGTGCCAGTACGTCGGTGAGTGGCACTCGCATCTCGAGTCACATCCCGAGCCGAGCGTAACGGATATCGACGCGCTCGTCGGGATTGCGCAGGCGCCCCTGTACCTGACCCGGTGTCCTGTCATGCTGATTGCGGGTCTCGACCCGGCTGACGCAACGGTTCACACGATCGGCGCATGGGCGTTCCCCCTCTCCGGGCGGATGCACGCGATCAAATGCACTGTCACGCCGTGA
- a CDS encoding DUF2188 domain-containing protein: MGRKNQHVVPHDEGWAVRGEGNRRVTSTHSTQAEAIDAAREIAVNQQSEVVIHGRDGRIRDRDSYGNDPFPPKDRKH; the protein is encoded by the coding sequence ATGGGCAGAAAGAACCAGCACGTTGTGCCCCACGACGAGGGTTGGGCCGTCCGGGGCGAAGGCAACAGGCGGGTGACGAGCACCCACTCCACCCAAGCAGAAGCGATCGACGCCGCGCGCGAGATTGCGGTCAACCAGCAATCGGAAGTTGTGATTCACGGGCGGGACGGGCGCATCCGCGACCGGGACAGCTACGGCAACGATCCCTTCCCGCCGAAGGACCGCAAACACTAA